Proteins encoded in a region of the Lemur catta isolate mLemCat1 chromosome 14, mLemCat1.pri, whole genome shotgun sequence genome:
- the IFIT2 gene encoding interferon-induced protein with tetratricopeptide repeats 2 has protein sequence MSETTKNSLESSLRQLKCHFTWNLLEGEDSLDDFEDKVFYRTDFQDSDFKATTCNLLAYIKHRRGQNEAALECLRQAEELIQREHAGQAEIRSLVTWGNYAWVYYHMGRLSEAQIYVDKVKHVCEKFSSPYRIESPELDCEEGWTRLKCGRKQNERAKVCFEKALEKNPKNPESTSGLAIASYRLEDWPPSQNPVHPLRQAIRLNPDNQYIKVLLALKLHKLREEGEGERLVEEALAKAPGATDVLRRAAELYRRKNDPDKAIELLRKALEYTPNNAYLHCQIGSCYRAKVHEMIKVGDNRMKREELLELIGQAVAHFKIADETNENLFDVCSRLAILHVIADQNEEAEYYFQKEFSKEHSPVDKQVLHLRYGNFQLYQMKREDMAIHHFLEGIKINQKSKITEKMKNKLQKIAKMRLSKNKEDSEALYILEFLQDMSEETQQADENSEKGLDSGRLILSASLAEVENEE, from the exons ATGAG TGAGACCACTAAGAATTCCTTGGAGAGCAGCCTACGGCAACTAAAATGCCATTTCACCTGGAACTTGTTGGAGGGAGAAGATTCCTTGGATGATTTTGAAGACAAAGTGTTTTACCGGACTGACTTTCAGGACAGTGACTTCAAAGCCACAACGTGCAACCTACTGGCCTACATAAAGCACCGCAGAGGCCAGAACGAAGCGGCCCTGGAATGCTTACGGCAAGCTGAAGAGTTGATCCAGCGAGAGCATGCTGGCCAGGCGGAAATCAGAAGCCTGGTCACCTGGGGAAACTACGCCTGGGTGTACTATCACATGGGCCGGCTCTCCGAAGCTCAGATTTACGTGGACAAAGTGAAGCATGTCTGTGAGAAGTTTTCCAGTCCCTACAGAATTGAGAGTCCCGAGCTTGACTGTGAGGAAGGGTGGACGCGGCTGAAGTGtggaagaaagcaaaatgaaagggCGAAGGTGTGTTTCGAGAAGGCTCtggaaaagaacccaaagaaCCCAGAATCCACCTCTGGATTGGCCATCGCGAGCTACCGTCTGGAGGACTGGCCACCGTCTCAGAACCCCGTCCACCCTCTGAGGCAAGCCATCAGGCTGAATCCCGACAACCAGTATATCAAAGTCCTCCTGGCTCTGAAACTTCACAAGTTGAGAGAAGAAGGTGAAGGAGAGAGGTTAGTTGAAGAAGCCTTAGCAAAAGCCCCAGGGGCAACGGATGTACTTCGAAGAGCAGCAGAGCTTTATCGAAGAAAAAATGACCCAGACAAAGCGATTGAACTGCTTAGAAAGGCTTTAGAATACACACCAAACAACGCCTACCTGCATTGCCAAATTGGGTCCTGCTACAGGGCAAAAGTCCACGAAATGATCAAAGTAGGagacaacagaatgaaaagagagGAGTTACTGGAACTAATAGGGCAAGCTGTGGCTCATTTCAAGATAGCTGATGAGACCAATGAAAATCTCTTTGATGTCTGTTCCCGTCTTGCCATCCTCCATGTTATAGCAGATCAGAATGAAGAAGCAGAGTATTACTTCCAGAAAGAATTCAGCAAAGAGCATTCTCCTGTTGACAAGCAAGTGCTCCATCTGCGGTACGGCAACTTTCAGCTGTATCAAATGAAGCGTGAAGACATGGCCATCCACCATTTTCTAGAGGgtataaaaataaaccagaaatcAAAGAttacagaaaagatgaaaaataaactgcaaaaaatTGCCAAAATGCGGCTTTCCAAAAACAAAGAAGATTCTGAGGCTCTGTATATCTTGGAATTCCTTCAGGACATGAGTGAAGAAACGCAGCAAGCAGATGAAAATTCTGAGAAGGGTTTGGACTCTGGAAGACTTATCCTGTCAGCATCTTTAGCTGAGGTAGAGAATGAGGAATAG